The following proteins are co-located in the Rhodothermales bacterium genome:
- a CDS encoding serine/threonine-protein kinase, whose product MDPHRWNRLEQLFFAAQERDPAERAAFLDDACADDPELRQELASMLAAEEDGMALALESRLLSDEGDDDRVTDLTGAHIGPYRLEKLIGEGGMGDVYLARRDDDQYDQQVALKLIRPGYRNSELIARFRVERQVLARLNHPNITQLLDGGMDSEGRPYLVMQYVDGVPITEFCDKRMLSIDDRLRLFRTVCAAVQYAHANLVVHRDLKPSNILVTEDGRVKLLDFGIAKLLDPEWDFSVAVTRSHVRLMTPEYAAPEQVRGDAITTATDVYALGVLLYEILTGRRPYRLGKRVQAEIERAICEEAPIRPSTAVTEAAEADRAKPATTPEALSRARRTELSRLKRVLQGDLDNIVMMALRKEPDRRYGSVDQFSQDIRRYLSGRPVAAQKDTAGYRLRKFVRRNRTAVVAVAGVFALILGFGVAMSIQADKLAIERDRARLEAEKAVQVAGFLEDLFTAPDPFATASTRRDTLRIRDFLAQGADKVREELASQPAVQAKLLNVLGAVYKSLGQFDVARQLMEEGLAIRQETPGDNRIDLAESQTSLGLLFKETGDYAPAESLLVEAVALRRALLPPGDPGIAESINALATVLHDKGDFKEAESLYREALALHQAVLDSEDFAVTTDLNNLATLLYQQGNYDEAEPFFRQILDIRRRTLGDMHPDVAGSMSNLAVILQQTGRYDEAEPLYREALAIREQTLGSDHPDVAAGLHNLAAVLKAKGDYDAAEPLYRRSLAMQRAFYGDVHPAVAVGQHNLASLLKEIGQYDEARLLFFESLAVKRKVFGDVHPSVAATLNNLGDLLKEQGDLAGAEPILREALAINRQLLKPDHPRLGITLETLGDLLHRLGNDGEAEPLLVESMTIMRKTLPDDDKRVRKVAGTLVEIYDRAGADAKAEPYRALLAQAGTNG is encoded by the coding sequence ATGGATCCGCATCGTTGGAACAGGCTCGAACAGCTTTTTTTCGCAGCGCAGGAGCGTGACCCGGCCGAGCGCGCCGCGTTTCTGGATGACGCCTGCGCCGACGACCCGGAGCTGCGCCAGGAGCTCGCGTCGATGCTCGCGGCCGAGGAAGACGGCATGGCGCTGGCCCTGGAAAGCCGGCTGCTGTCCGACGAGGGCGACGACGATCGGGTGACCGATCTCACGGGCGCCCACATCGGCCCGTATCGGCTGGAAAAGCTGATCGGCGAGGGCGGCATGGGGGACGTCTACCTCGCGCGGCGCGACGACGACCAGTACGATCAGCAGGTGGCGCTCAAGCTCATCCGGCCGGGGTACCGGAACAGCGAGCTCATCGCCCGTTTCCGGGTGGAACGCCAGGTGCTTGCCCGGCTCAACCATCCGAACATCACCCAGCTGCTCGACGGCGGCATGGACAGCGAGGGCCGGCCGTATCTCGTGATGCAGTACGTGGACGGCGTCCCCATCACCGAGTTCTGCGACAAGCGCATGCTCTCGATCGACGATCGGCTGCGGCTGTTCCGGACCGTCTGCGCCGCCGTCCAGTACGCCCACGCCAACCTGGTCGTCCATCGGGATCTCAAGCCGTCGAACATCCTCGTGACGGAGGACGGACGGGTCAAGCTCCTCGATTTCGGTATCGCCAAGCTGCTCGATCCGGAGTGGGACTTCTCGGTGGCGGTCACCCGCTCGCATGTGCGGCTGATGACGCCGGAATACGCGGCCCCCGAACAGGTGCGGGGCGATGCGATTACGACGGCCACCGATGTGTATGCGCTGGGCGTGCTGCTGTATGAGATCCTCACCGGCCGGCGGCCGTACCGGCTCGGCAAACGGGTCCAGGCGGAGATCGAGCGGGCCATCTGCGAGGAGGCGCCGATCCGCCCCAGCACCGCCGTCACGGAGGCCGCGGAAGCCGACCGCGCGAAACCCGCCACGACGCCCGAGGCGCTCAGCCGCGCGAGACGCACCGAGCTGAGCCGGCTCAAGCGCGTGCTCCAGGGCGATCTGGACAACATCGTGATGATGGCGCTGCGCAAGGAGCCGGATCGCCGCTACGGCTCGGTCGATCAGTTTTCGCAGGATATCCGCCGCTACCTCAGCGGCCGGCCCGTCGCCGCGCAGAAGGACACGGCCGGCTATCGCCTGCGCAAGTTCGTCCGCCGCAACCGGACGGCCGTCGTGGCGGTCGCCGGCGTCTTCGCGCTGATCCTGGGGTTCGGCGTCGCCATGTCGATCCAGGCGGATAAGCTGGCGATCGAGCGCGACCGGGCGCGGCTCGAAGCCGAAAAGGCCGTCCAGGTCGCCGGATTCCTCGAAGACCTCTTCACGGCGCCGGACCCGTTCGCCACGGCCTCGACGCGGCGGGATACGCTGCGCATCCGCGATTTTCTGGCCCAGGGGGCCGACAAGGTGCGCGAGGAGCTGGCGAGCCAGCCGGCGGTGCAGGCCAAGCTGCTCAATGTCCTCGGCGCCGTATATAAATCGCTGGGTCAGTTCGACGTCGCCCGCCAGCTCATGGAGGAAGGGCTCGCCATCCGGCAGGAGACGCCCGGCGACAACCGGATCGACCTGGCCGAAAGCCAGACGTCGCTGGGCCTGCTGTTCAAGGAGACGGGCGACTATGCGCCGGCCGAGTCGCTGCTGGTCGAGGCGGTGGCCCTCCGGCGCGCCCTGCTGCCCCCCGGCGACCCCGGCATCGCGGAGAGCATCAACGCCCTCGCCACGGTCCTGCACGACAAGGGGGATTTCAAGGAGGCCGAATCGCTGTACCGCGAGGCGCTCGCGCTGCACCAGGCCGTGCTGGATTCCGAAGACTTCGCGGTGACGACGGATCTGAACAACCTCGCCACGCTGCTCTATCAGCAGGGCAACTACGATGAGGCGGAGCCGTTTTTCCGGCAGATACTGGATATCCGCCGGCGCACGCTGGGGGACATGCACCCGGATGTCGCCGGCTCGATGTCGAACCTCGCCGTGATCCTGCAACAGACCGGCCGGTATGACGAGGCGGAACCCCTCTACCGGGAGGCGCTCGCCATCCGGGAGCAGACGCTGGGCAGCGACCATCCCGATGTCGCCGCCGGCCTGCATAACCTGGCGGCGGTGCTCAAGGCCAAAGGCGACTACGACGCCGCGGAGCCGCTGTATCGCCGTTCCCTGGCGATGCAGCGGGCCTTTTACGGCGATGTACATCCCGCGGTGGCGGTCGGCCAGCACAACCTGGCGTCGCTGCTGAAAGAAATCGGCCAGTACGACGAAGCCCGGCTCCTTTTCTTCGAATCGCTGGCCGTCAAGCGCAAGGTCTTCGGCGACGTGCATCCCTCTGTCGCGGCGACGCTGAACAACCTGGGCGACCTGCTCAAGGAGCAGGGCGACCTGGCCGGCGCCGAGCCCATCCTCCGCGAGGCGCTGGCGATCAACCGCCAGTTGCTCAAGCCGGACCACCCCCGCCTCGGGATCACCCTCGAAACCCTGGGGGATCTCCTCCATCGGCTCGGCAACGACGGCGAAGCGGAACCGCTGCTCGTCGAGTCGATGACCATCATGCGCAAGACGCTGCCTGACGACGACAAACGGGTGAGGAAGGTGGCCGGCACGCTGGTGGAGATCTACGATCGCGCGGGCGCCGACGCGAAGGCCGAGCCGTATCGTGCGCTTCTGGCGCAGGCCGGCA
- a CDS encoding T9SS type A sorting domain-containing protein, with the protein MSHHLRLLSIVSLVLFALTPATLLGQAPAYAQLIPSNTNADQDYGYSVGLDGDVAVVGAFRDGASVPLEAGAAYVYRYGNGVWSEEARLRATTPTNLNWFGWSVAVSGDAILVGERFGDEAGTNSGDVYVFRHGAGGWAQEAVLTSPTASSGEDFSYAVALSGDIAVVGAPAADATGQVFVYRHSNGSWSYEATLTASDASPQAMFGYSVAIDGRRIVVGALSAPDGISNQAGKVYIYESIDGQWRERADLFAEDSNNLAGLGVSVGIKGDWVVAGAALNNELGGGAGAAYVYHYDLGVWSFHSKLTALAGQGFFLFGSSVAITEGQIMVGADNWFASGEGSTGKTYLFDYDGTTDVWTESAGFVPDEATVGGKYGHAVAIDDGVMLAGAPDNDGTLDAQGAAFIIGVPNVPTAIEDALPAPAFRIEAPYPNPFSSETSFTITPADDGPVRARLFDLLGREVRSVYDGRLPAGSPATFRIDAGELPAGVYLLRIEGGRGSETHKLVRTH; encoded by the coding sequence ATGTCCCATCACCTTCGATTACTGAGCATCGTATCGCTCGTGCTTTTCGCGCTCACGCCGGCAACACTTCTCGGTCAGGCGCCGGCCTACGCCCAGTTGATTCCCTCCAACACGAACGCCGACCAGGATTACGGCTATTCCGTTGGCCTCGACGGCGACGTGGCGGTCGTCGGAGCGTTCCGCGATGGGGCTTCCGTGCCCCTGGAGGCCGGCGCCGCCTACGTGTACCGGTATGGCAACGGCGTCTGGTCCGAGGAGGCTCGGTTGCGGGCGACCACGCCAACCAACCTCAACTGGTTCGGCTGGAGCGTAGCCGTTTCCGGCGACGCCATCCTGGTCGGCGAGCGTTTCGGCGACGAGGCCGGCACAAACTCCGGCGACGTGTATGTCTTCCGGCATGGGGCCGGCGGATGGGCACAAGAAGCCGTGTTGACGTCCCCAACGGCATCGAGCGGCGAAGATTTCAGCTACGCGGTGGCGCTCTCCGGCGACATCGCCGTCGTGGGCGCCCCAGCGGCCGATGCGACGGGACAGGTGTTCGTCTACCGGCACAGCAACGGCAGCTGGAGCTACGAGGCGACACTGACGGCGTCCGACGCCTCGCCTCAGGCCATGTTCGGGTATTCGGTGGCGATCGACGGGCGCCGCATCGTGGTGGGCGCCCTCAGCGCGCCGGACGGCATTTCGAACCAGGCCGGCAAGGTGTACATCTACGAATCCATCGACGGGCAATGGCGCGAACGCGCTGATCTGTTCGCGGAGGACTCCAACAACCTCGCGGGGCTCGGCGTCTCGGTGGGGATCAAGGGCGACTGGGTGGTCGCCGGCGCCGCGCTAAACAACGAGCTGGGCGGCGGCGCCGGCGCCGCGTACGTGTACCACTACGATCTCGGGGTATGGTCCTTTCACAGCAAGCTGACCGCCCTGGCCGGCCAGGGATTTTTCCTGTTCGGCTCCAGCGTGGCGATCACCGAGGGCCAGATCATGGTCGGCGCCGATAACTGGTTTGCGTCTGGCGAGGGAAGCACCGGCAAGACCTACCTCTTCGACTACGACGGCACGACGGACGTCTGGACCGAGAGCGCCGGCTTCGTGCCGGACGAGGCGACGGTGGGCGGCAAATACGGTCACGCCGTCGCTATCGACGATGGGGTGATGCTGGCCGGCGCGCCCGACAACGACGGGACGCTCGACGCCCAGGGCGCCGCGTTCATCATCGGCGTACCGAACGTCCCGACGGCCATCGAGGACGCGCTGCCCGCCCCTGCCTTCCGCATCGAAGCGCCCTACCCCAACCCCTTCAGCAGCGAGACCTCGTTCACGATCACACCGGCGGATGACGGGCCGGTTCGGGCGCGCCTCTTCGACCTGCTCGGCCGCGAAGTGCGCTCCGTCTACGACGGCCGGCTGCCGGCCGGCTCGCCCGCCACGTTCCGCATCGATGCCGGCGAGCTGCCGGCGGGGGTCTACCTGCTCCGTATCGAGGGCGGACGGGGCTCCGAAACACACAAACTCGTCCGCACGCATTGA
- a CDS encoding ECF-type sigma factor encodes MHEPGIVTNCLRRLRQGDASALDDMMPVMYDQLHEIARMRLRRERPSHTLGATALVNEVYLKLVDHRLLDLDDRNDFMAVASRIMRNILVDYARTRNRLKRGGGQAPVPLDDVSAFLSDREAEEVLVLDAALERLRLSDERAADVVQYRFFGGLTLDETADAMGISKRSVQRVWMFARAWLRKEIAGEISL; translated from the coding sequence ATGCACGAACCTGGAATCGTGACGAACTGTCTGCGCCGGCTGCGTCAGGGCGATGCGTCCGCCCTCGACGACATGATGCCGGTGATGTACGACCAACTCCACGAGATCGCCCGGATGCGTCTGCGCCGGGAACGGCCCAGCCATACCCTGGGCGCCACGGCGCTGGTGAACGAGGTCTACCTCAAGCTGGTCGACCATCGTCTGCTCGACCTCGACGACCGCAACGACTTCATGGCCGTCGCGAGCCGGATCATGCGCAACATCCTCGTCGACTACGCCCGCACCCGCAACCGCCTCAAGCGGGGCGGGGGCCAGGCGCCGGTGCCGCTCGACGACGTATCGGCCTTCCTGTCGGATCGAGAGGCGGAGGAAGTGCTCGTGCTGGACGCCGCGCTGGAACGCCTCCGGCTGTCGGACGAGCGCGCCGCGGATGTCGTCCAGTACCGGTTCTTCGGCGGCCTCACGCTCGACGAAACCGCGGACGCCATGGGGATCTCGAAACGGAGCGTCCAGCGCGTATGGATGTTCGCGCGCGCCTGGCTCCGCAAGGAGATCGCGGGGGAGATCTCGCTGTAG